A window from Salmo trutta chromosome 29, fSalTru1.1, whole genome shotgun sequence encodes these proteins:
- the LOC115167157 gene encoding genetic suppressor element 1, with amino-acid sequence MLRERSPSPPAVLSKRTPPPPAPLSTHFTPEEMDRTPELEDKKRFLTMFSLSHVSVQQRRDNLTVVELLQAIKQKSVTLDTIRHAPHPLCKTPPAQNSDPASALSSESDEPLSVSPSSPGGLLGQPKPPSSSDALRPKDLPPPLPYPEKTRGLIEGPPSKRSASSSLLNSLRPPMQPKDAPPSLNGRTKPWESFTAEEFAQQFHESVLQSTQKALQKHKGGATVISAPSHLQDSSVHYNIPELQSTPSRPPPPHTHPHAHSIQHPHSHPHPQPNGQHCPPHPHREPPGVREEQSAPEDSEEDEEEEEEEAPVPRWQGIEAIFEAYQEYIEEQGVERQVLQSQCRRLENQHYNLSLTAEQLSHSMGELMSQRQKLAVEREKLQAELEHFRKCLTLPQPHWARGGHYKGYPPR; translated from the exons atgctgaGGGAGCGCAGCCCCTCGCCCCCGGCTGTTCTGTCCAAACGCACCCCTCCTCCCCCGGCCCCCCTCAGCACCCACTTCACCCCAGAGGAGATGGACAGAACCCCCGAACTAGAAGACAAGAAACGCTTCCTCACCATGTTCAGCCTGTCCCACGTCTCTGTACAGCAGAGGAGAG ATAATTTGACAGTGGTAGAGTTGCTTCAGGCCATTAAACAGAAGAGCGTAACCTTGGATACCATCAGACATGCCCCTCACCCCCTATGTAAGACGCCCCCAGCACAGAACTCAG ATCCTGCCTCAGCGCTTTCCAGCGAATCAGATGAGCCACTCAGTGTCAGTCCCTCCTCCCCCGGCGGACTCCTGGGGCAGCCtaaacccccctcctcctctgacGCACTGAGACCAAAGGACCTCCCTCCTCCGCTCCCCTACCCGGAAAAAACCCGTGGGCTCATTGAGGGCCCCCCCTCCAAGAGGAGCGCGTCGTCCAGCCTGCTGAATAGCCTGCGGCCCCCCATGCAGCCTAAAGACGCTCCCCCCAGCCTGAACGGCCGGACCAAGCCCTGGGAGAGCTTTACTGCTGAAGAGTTTGCCCAGCAGTTCCACGAGTCTGTCCTCCAGTCCACACAGAAGGCCCTGCAGAAGCACAAAG gtggagccACAGTTATCTCAGCGCCCTCTCACCTCCAGGACTCCTCAGTGCACTACAACATTCCAGAGCTACAGAGCACCCCCAGCCGGCCgcccccgccacacacacacccgcacgcacACTCCATCCAACACCCGCACTCACATCCGCACCCCCAGCCCAATGGGCAGCACTGTCCCCCGCACCCCCACCGAGAGCCCCCAGGAGTGAGGGAGGAGCAGTCTGCACCAGAGGACTCAGAAGaagacgaggaagaggaggaagaggaggccccAGTACCCAGGTGGCAGGGGATTGAAGCGATCTTTGAAGCCTATCAGGAATACATTGAAG agCAAGGTGTGGAGCGCCAGGTGCTGCAGAGCCAGTGTCGGAGACTGGAGAACCAGCACTACAACCTGAGCCTGACAGCAGAGCAGCTCTCCCACAGCATGGGG GAGTTGATGTCTCAGAGACAGAAGCTGGCGGTGGAGAGGGAGAAGTTACAGGCCGAGTTGGAGCACTTCAGGAAGTGTCTGACGCTGCCGCAGCCTCACTGGGCCAGGGGAGGGCACTACAAGGGTTACCCCCCCAGGTGA
- the LOC115167156 gene encoding uncharacterized protein LOC115167156 — translation MEGNNRQQRERSRERSEERSPETSRMMVPATQPRSSMFSCCLWMASDEPVDVPASNITQDSIVKPPTRQSHLNNPDTSEHIIRLENTELQVLPAGAKRSNNTPQPGQPGPSNMKKDKRGDQDVRNKLNQGSSQNQNQDQKIKFLINVPMWVPLPDNNRTQEQIQLQVQNLLTLLEGTGFKEEDDKHLEDVAIIIGLNGKYSPELRKQLSMLMNMKEKTVLKFKKISFTWGPKGDIEYEDRINKKKDTPYTDIREYLKDHEETKQLVRELRGQDPDALIYFSFIDADTVSFNQVYSSYLEIVRKHSNTHNGIPPTVMSTGYEFPEGDFKRPSQVDRMTRIQTAKHFPLGTYYPEPNFCVLLLKGEDTLTESFLGKGKTMESPKCIKKVKDRDEFIAVFTADNPIITSVPARCKVNKDGLTTAQSHYNPRVWATSANIHGEIKSKLKGQGSFGKTRGFLMELLTCPDEKFENKCKELPVVKDDAFQKLCEAAAEVREYRKKVREDENQQDESRQAESRQAGSRQAESRQAGSRQAESRAKQPEM, via the exons ATGGAGGGTAAtaacagacaacagagagaaagaTCACGAGAAAGATCAGAAGAAAGATCCCCAGAGACGTCTCGTATGATGGTTCCGGCAACCCAACCACGCTCCTCAATGTTCTCCTGCTGTTTGTGGATGGCATCTGATGAACCTGTAGACGTCCCAGCTAGTAATATAACACAAG ACTCTATTGTGAAGCCGCCCACCAGACAGTCTCATCTCAACAACCCAGACACCAGCGAACACATAATACG TTTGGAGAATACTGAGCTGCAAGTATTGCCCGCTGGTGCCAAGAGGTCGAACAACACCCCACAGCCAGGGCAGCCAGGGCCCTCTAATATGAAGAAGGAtaaaagaggggaccaagatgtaAGGAACAAGCTCAACCAGGGGTCCAGTCAG aaccagaaCCAGGATCAAAAGATCAAGTTTCTGATCAATGTGCCCATGTGGGTCCCACTACCTGACAACAACCGAACACAGGAACAAATCCAGTTGCAGGTTCAAAACTTACTGACGTTGTTGGAGGGTACAGGCTTTAAGGAGGAAGATGACAAGCACCTGGAAGATGTGGCCATCATCATTGGCCTCAATGGCAAATATTCTCCTGAGCTCAGGAAGCAGCTGTCAATGCTGATGAACATGAAGGAGAAGACGGTATTGAAGTTTAAAAAGATTTCATTTACCTGGGGACCCAAGGGTGACATTGAATATGAGGAccgtataaataaaaaaaaagatacaCCATATACGGATATCAGAGAATATCTAAAAGATCATGAAGAAACTAAACAGCTTGTTAGAGAGTTGAGAGGACAGGATCCTGACGCTCTGATCTATTTCAGTTTTATTGATGCTGATACTGTAAGCTTTAACCAAGTGTACAGCTCTTATTTAGAGATAGTCAGAAAGCACTCTAACACTCACAATGGCATCCCACCAACGGTGATGTCAACAGGCTATGAGTTTCCTGAAGGGGATTTTAAGAGGCCAAGCCAGGTTGACAGAATGACTCGAATTCAGACAGCAAAACACTTTCCTCTAGGGACATACTATCCAGAGCCCAACTTCTGTGTTTTACTCCTAAAGGGGGAGGACACACTAACAGAGAGCTTTCTTGGAAAAGGCAAAACAATGGAGTCGCCAAAATGTATCAAAAAAGTTAAGGACCGTGACGAATTCATAGCAGTCTTTACCGCTGACAATCCCATAATTACCTCTGTTCCAGCAAGGTGTAAAGTAAATAAGGATGGCCTGACAACTGCTCAATCACATTATAATCCTAGAGTCTGGGCAACAAGTGCAAACATCCATGGTGAGATAAAGAGTAAACTAAAGGGCCAAGGAAGTTTTGGTAAAACAAGAGGATTCTTGATGGAACTGTTGACTTGTCCAGATGAGAAATTTGAGAACAAGTGTAAAGAACTTCCTGTGGTAAAAGATGATGCATTTCAGAAACTGTGTGAGGCAGCTGCTGAGGTCCGAGAATACAGAAAGAAAGTGAGGGAGGATGAGAACCAACAGGATgagagcaggcaggcagagagcaggcaggcagggagcaggcaggcagagagcaggcaggcagggagcaggcaggcagagagcagAGCAAAACAACCAGAGATGTAA